The region ATGCTCGTGCGTATGGGGGCAAATATCTCTGGTATAGGTTCTAACATGCTTATTATTGATGGTGTAGAGAAATTAGGGGGTACTACACATCGAGTACTTCCTGATATGATTGAGATAGGAAGTTGGATAGGTCTTGCTGCAATGACTAAGTCTGAAGTGACTATTAAAAATGTAGCTTATGACGAGTTGGGAATTATTCCCAATACGTTTAGAAAATTAGGAATTACCATCGAGCGCAAAGGAGATGATATTTACATTCCTGCTCATAAAGATGGGTACGAGATCCAGAATTACATCGACGGTTCTATTTTGACCATTTCTGATGCACCTTGGCCAGGTTTTACTCCAGATTTATTGAGTATTGTTTTGGTGGTGGCTGCGCAGGCAAGAGGTAGTGTGTTGATCCACCAGAAGATGTTTGAAAGCCGTTTGTTCTTTGTAGACAAATTGATCGATATGGGAGCAAAAATCATTCTTTGTGATCCACACAGAGCTTGTGTTATCGGTCATGATTTTCAATCTCAATTAAAGTCTACCACCATGACCAGCCCAGATATTAGAGCGGGTATCTCCTTACTTATAGCGGCATTAAGTGCAAAAGGCACTAGTACGATTCACAATATTGAGCAAATTGATCGTGGGTACCAAAATATAGATACTAGGTTAAGAGCGATAGGAGCTAAGATCGAGCGGGTCAACTAATTTTAGTGATTACTATTCCGTTTTTGCAGCTCTAGACTTC is a window of Nonlabens sp. MB-3u-79 DNA encoding:
- the murA gene encoding UDP-N-acetylglucosamine 1-carboxyvinyltransferase, which encodes MGTFIIEGGHQLKGDIHPQGAKNEALQILCAVLLTDQPVEINNVPDIIDVNKLIALLNNLGVKVTKNGPESYTFQADNINLDWLQSEEYKTQGRGLRGSIMLVGPLLARFGKGYIPRPGGDKIGRRRLDTHFEGFIKLGAKFRYNKEEYFYGVEAEELHGAYILLDEASVTGTANIVMAAVLAKGQTTIYNAACEPYLQQLCNMLVRMGANISGIGSNMLIIDGVEKLGGTTHRVLPDMIEIGSWIGLAAMTKSEVTIKNVAYDELGIIPNTFRKLGITIERKGDDIYIPAHKDGYEIQNYIDGSILTISDAPWPGFTPDLLSIVLVVAAQARGSVLIHQKMFESRLFFVDKLIDMGAKIILCDPHRACVIGHDFQSQLKSTTMTSPDIRAGISLLIAALSAKGTSTIHNIEQIDRGYQNIDTRLRAIGAKIERVN